The Terriglobales bacterium genome includes the window CCCCGAGAAAGTAACCATCAGCGCCCACGTCAACGTTCTGTACTCGTTGAGGTAGGCTGTGGCTATCAAGGCGGGCCATTTCCCCGGTCTGGTCCGCCTTCCTTCTTCCCCCGCTTCCACCCGATTCGGCCTTCCGTAAATGCCTGATTTCGCAGCCAGATAACTGGCGTTTTGCCCACCGAAACGGAACCCAGTTTTCCCTCCGAGGGAAAACTACTTCCACTTTCCTCTTTCGGGAATTATTCCACCGAGCGACATGTCCGTAAGTTGTTCAAAACAGGCCACAGTCATAGTTACCACCGTGTCAAAAAGTAACCACCCGTTTGGCATCCGCTGTGCATTAGGTACGTGCAGTTCAGTTTGTGCCGCTACATGCGGGGAGGATGAACTCAATGACCAAGGGCCTGAAATTACTGCTCGTATGTGCGGCTCTCATGCTGTGCACGACTTTTGCATCGGCCGATATCTTTACCGCGGGCAGTGGACCCTATACGGTGAACTTCATTGCGTGTTCGCCATGCGATCCGCTGACCGTGATCCCTGGCGTATCTGCCCAGATCACTTTCACCAACTTCCAATTCAGCTACGACAACGTCAATAACAAGACCAATTTGACGTTCGACATGAGCATCTTCAACAGCTCCACGTACGATTCCCGCATCTCGACGATCGGGTTCAACACGAACCCGAACATCCTGGCCACGGGAAACACCGTTTCCGGCGTCTTCGACACCGTTGACGTGAGCGGAAACTTCCCGTACGGGATCGGAGGCGTTGAATTTTGCTTTAGCGACCAGAACT containing:
- a CDS encoding cistern family PEP-CTERM protein translates to MTKGLKLLLVCAALMLCTTFASADIFTAGSGPYTVNFIACSPCDPLTVIPGVSAQITFTNFQFSYDNVNNKTNLTFDMSIFNSSTYDSRISTIGFNTNPNILATGNTVSGVFDTVDVSGNFPYGIGGVEFCFSDQNCAGGAGGGVTKGNVGLASASLFFAGNVNTVAFDNIYLKYQAVTIPGVLNGASIGGVPGENPPPPRLPEPASLLLLGAGMTGMAWRLRRNL